One Sulfurimonas sp. genomic window carries:
- a CDS encoding acetolactate synthase large subunit codes for MQISGAQMVIEALIAEGVDTVFGYPGGAIMNVYDEIYKQNSFHHILTRHEQAAVHAAEGYSKASGKVGVAMITSGPGFTNAVTGLADAYMDSIPLVVISGQVPMSLIGTDAFQEIDAVGISRSCTKHNYLVTDASDLPRILKEAFYIAASGRPGPVHVDIPKDVTAQIAEFDYSVELNLETYKPHVRGNPRQIKKAMEAIAKAKRPLFYLGGGIINSNAAYEVRELVHATGIPAVETFMARGTLSYDDELLISMLGMHGSYAANMAMSETDLVIGLGARFDDRVTGKLSEFAKNAGVIHVDIDPASISKLVKADFPIVGDVKNVVKEMLESVPLINPAKYEAWRETIRNFDELHPLTYHEDAQRLKPQWVIQRVGELLGDGANISTDVGQHQMWTAQFYPFTRPRQFISSGGLGTMGFGFPAAMGVKVASPDKISINFTGDGSILMNCQELMTAVEKKIPVINIILNNNYLGMVRQWQTLFYNKRHSQTDLSVQPDFVKLAEAFGGIGYRVHTKEEFDAALRDAVEKNIVAFIEVIVERLENVMPMVPAGGSLFNMMLLEKKEKK; via the coding sequence ATGCAGATAAGTGGCGCGCAGATGGTCATTGAAGCTTTAATTGCAGAGGGTGTAGATACCGTCTTTGGCTACCCCGGCGGAGCAATTATGAATGTCTATGATGAGATTTATAAACAAAATAGTTTTCACCATATTTTAACTAGACATGAACAAGCTGCCGTGCATGCTGCCGAAGGCTACTCAAAAGCAAGCGGAAAAGTCGGCGTCGCCATGATTACAAGCGGTCCGGGGTTTACAAATGCGGTTACGGGACTGGCTGACGCTTATATGGATTCGATACCGTTAGTCGTTATAAGCGGGCAGGTTCCTATGAGCCTTATCGGAACGGATGCATTTCAAGAAATAGATGCCGTAGGGATTAGCCGTTCATGCACAAAACATAACTATCTTGTAACTGATGCTTCGGATTTGCCGCGCATATTAAAAGAGGCGTTTTATATAGCAGCAAGCGGCAGACCAGGTCCCGTTCATGTGGATATTCCAAAAGATGTAACTGCTCAAATTGCCGAGTTTGACTACTCCGTAGAGTTAAATCTTGAAACTTATAAACCGCATGTAAGAGGCAATCCTCGCCAAATTAAAAAAGCGATGGAAGCAATTGCTAAAGCAAAAAGACCTCTCTTTTATCTTGGCGGCGGTATCATAAACTCAAATGCGGCTTATGAAGTCAGAGAGTTGGTTCATGCTACGGGGATTCCTGCCGTTGAGACATTTATGGCTAGAGGAACGCTCTCTTATGATGATGAGCTTTTAATCTCTATGCTTGGTATGCACGGTTCGTATGCCGCAAATATGGCTATGAGCGAGACGGATTTGGTCATAGGCTTGGGTGCCAGATTCGACGACCGTGTAACGGGAAAACTCTCCGAGTTTGCAAAAAATGCAGGCGTTATCCATGTAGATATTGATCCGGCTAGTATCTCAAAACTCGTAAAAGCCGATTTTCCTATAGTCGGTGATGTTAAAAATGTTGTAAAAGAGATGTTGGAATCGGTACCTCTAATCAATCCGGCAAAGTATGAAGCTTGGAGAGAGACTATAAGAAATTTTGACGAGCTTCATCCCTTGACTTACCATGAAGATGCGCAGAGGCTAAAACCGCAATGGGTAATTCAGCGGGTAGGAGAGCTTTTAGGAGACGGTGCAAATATCTCTACGGATGTCGGGCAACATCAGATGTGGACAGCGCAATTTTATCCGTTTACCCGCCCCCGCCAATTTATAAGTTCCGGCGGTCTTGGAACCATGGGTTTTGGTTTTCCGGCAGCTATGGGTGTAAAAGTGGCATCACCTGATAAGATAAGTATAAACTTTACGGGTGACGGTTCAATTTTGATGAATTGTCAAGAGTTGATGACTGCAGTTGAGAAAAAAATACCGGTAATTAACATCATACTAAACAACAACTATCTTGGAATGGTTCGTCAGTGGCAAACACTTTTTTACAACAAAAGACATAGTCAAACAGATCTAAGCGTTCAGCCCGATTTCGTAAAACTTGCAGAAGCATTCGGCGGTATCGGATATAGGGTCCATACAAAAGAGGAGTTTGATGCGGCACTAAGAGATGCTGTAGAGAAAAACATAGTTGCTTTTATAGAGGTTATCGTAGAGAGACTTGAAAATGTTATGCCTATGGTACCTGCGGGCGGATCACTGTTTAACATGATGCTATTAGAGAAAAAGGAGAAAAAATAA
- the ilvN gene encoding acetolactate synthase small subunit, whose amino-acid sequence MQDESARRVISVIVVNEASVLSRITDLFSGRGYNITSLTVAPIPDSKYSRLTIVTSGSIRVIEQITKQLHKLIPVLKVYEHADLVEKEMALMKFPISENITDIATLCAAYNGKIVNVGDNVFIAMVADEPKRVENLLKIISKYNPKEIVRSGAVALER is encoded by the coding sequence ATGCAAGATGAAAGCGCAAGAAGAGTTATCTCTGTAATCGTCGTAAATGAAGCGAGCGTGCTTTCTCGTATTACGGATCTTTTTTCGGGTCGCGGTTACAACATCACATCTTTGACGGTTGCTCCGATTCCAGATAGCAAATACTCAAGGCTTACGATAGTTACTTCAGGTTCTATTAGGGTGATTGAGCAGATAACAAAACAGCTTCATAAACTTATACCTGTTTTAAAAGTTTACGAGCATGCAGATTTGGTTGAAAAAGAGATGGCTTTGATGAAGTTTCCTATATCTGAAAATATTACGGATATCGCTACTTTATGTGCCGCTTACAACGGTAAAATCGTTAATGTCGGGGATAATGTATTTATCGCAATGGTTGCAGACGAGCCAAAGAGAGTTGAAAACCTACTCAAAATAATTAGCAAGTACAATCCAAAAGAGATTGTAAGAAGCGGTGCCGTAGCACTAGAGAGATAA
- the lpxD gene encoding UDP-3-O-(3-hydroxymyristoyl)glucosamine N-acyltransferase — MLFSDVASHLKLQYFGEDLELDSMNELDLSSPSQLTFAVHKKYASKLLSSRAKAYLITDALVEFLPKDSSYIVCDDVSISMAYATKLFYKRPIEPQLPQAVVGKNSYIDIMAKVENGVIIGSNVTVMAGAYIGTNTVINDNTIIYPNVTVYRDCVIGRDCIIHAGTVVGGDGFGFSHTKEGEHIKIYQNGNVIIEDSVEIGANCAIDRAVFNSTIIRKGTKIDNFIHIAHNCDIGEHCIFVAQTGVGGSTKLGRNCVVSGQSAFSDHIDIAPFSTFTARSGVTKSIIESGGVYSGYPLMNHRDWKRLQARIGKLQE; from the coding sequence GTGCTATTTAGCGATGTTGCTTCGCATCTAAAACTCCAATATTTCGGTGAAGATTTAGAACTGGACTCTATGAATGAGCTAGATTTATCTTCACCATCGCAGTTGACTTTTGCAGTTCATAAAAAGTATGCTTCAAAATTATTATCTTCAAGGGCAAAAGCATATCTCATAACCGATGCTTTAGTGGAGTTTCTTCCTAAAGACTCTTCATACATTGTTTGCGACGATGTATCAATTTCAATGGCTTATGCAACAAAACTCTTTTACAAAAGACCTATAGAGCCGCAACTTCCGCAAGCGGTAGTAGGTAAAAACAGTTATATAGACATTATGGCAAAAGTCGAAAACGGTGTTATTATCGGTTCAAATGTAACCGTTATGGCAGGTGCATATATCGGTACAAATACGGTTATAAATGATAATACGATTATTTATCCGAATGTAACTGTTTACAGAGACTGCGTTATAGGAAGAGATTGCATTATTCATGCAGGAACTGTTGTCGGAGGCGATGGATTTGGTTTTTCTCATACAAAAGAGGGCGAGCATATCAAAATATACCAAAACGGAAATGTCATTATAGAAGATAGCGTAGAAATCGGCGCTAACTGTGCGATAGACAGGGCAGTTTTTAACTCCACTATAATCAGAAAAGGGACGAAGATAGACAACTTTATTCATATTGCACATAACTGCGATATCGGTGAGCATTGTATCTTTGTAGCGCAAACAGGGGTGGGCGGTTCGACTAAACTTGGTCGCAACTGTGTCGTAAGCGGACAGAGCGCTTTTAGCGACCATATAGATATAGCGCCGTTTTCTACTTTTACCGCCAGAAGCGGTGTTACAAAAAGCATTATAGAGAGCGGAGGGGTTTACAGCGGTTATCCGCTTATGAACCATAGAGATTGGAAGAGGCTTCAAGCAAGGATAGGGAAGTTACAGGAGTAA
- the lpxD gene encoding UDP-3-O-(3-hydroxymyristoyl)glucosamine N-acyltransferase, producing the protein MDLRECAKIINSDFMGESFKITKMNTLRDASKSEISFVSNSKYIKDIQNSNAGAIIVDKQTKEFVPEGCVALVVESPYWEMATLSKYFAPPIEDAALAEPQIGEGTIVSPKAEIAKGAVIGKNCTIMAHVYIGANAQIGDNTILYPSVTIYRDCKVGSDCIIHANTTIGSDGFGFATNRLGEHRKIYQNGNVVVEDNVEIGSSTTIDRAVFGTTLIKHGVRIDNLVQVGHNCIIGEHSVLVAQAGISGSTTMGRNVVMGGQSATAGHLSIAPFTTMAARSGVTKSINQSGMTFAGFPLVEHKIWLKLQAKIARLIK; encoded by the coding sequence ATGGATTTAAGAGAGTGTGCGAAAATAATAAACAGCGATTTTATGGGTGAGAGTTTTAAAATAACAAAGATGAATACTTTAAGAGATGCCTCAAAGAGTGAGATATCTTTTGTTTCAAACTCAAAATATATAAAAGATATTCAAAATTCAAATGCCGGTGCGATAATAGTCGATAAACAGACAAAAGAGTTTGTTCCTGAGGGTTGTGTTGCTTTAGTGGTTGAGAGTCCTTACTGGGAGATGGCAACGCTATCAAAATATTTTGCTCCGCCTATTGAAGATGCTGCTCTTGCAGAACCTCAAATAGGCGAGGGTACGATTGTATCTCCAAAAGCCGAAATCGCAAAAGGTGCGGTAATCGGTAAAAATTGTACGATTATGGCACATGTATACATCGGTGCAAATGCCCAAATCGGCGATAATACGATACTGTATCCGAGCGTAACTATCTACAGAGATTGCAAAGTCGGAAGCGATTGCATTATTCATGCAAATACGACAATAGGGAGCGACGGTTTCGGTTTTGCGACAAACAGACTGGGCGAGCATAGAAAAATTTATCAAAACGGCAATGTTGTAGTAGAAGACAATGTTGAAATCGGCAGTTCAACTACGATAGACAGAGCCGTTTTTGGAACTACGCTTATAAAGCACGGCGTTAGAATCGACAATCTTGTTCAAGTCGGGCATAACTGTATTATCGGAGAGCATTCGGTTCTTGTTGCTCAAGCGGGAATCTCAGGCTCGACTACGATGGGAAGAAATGTAGTAATGGGCGGACAGAGTGCTACGGCAGGTCATTTAAGCATTGCCCCTTTTACGACTATGGCTGCTAGAAGCGGAGTTACGAAGAGTATCAATCAAAGCGGAATGACATTTGCGGGATTTCCTTTGGTTGAACACAAAATATGGCTTAAACTTCAGGCAAAAATTGCTAGACTAATCAAATGA
- a CDS encoding BamA/TamA family outer membrane protein, which translates to MKKKLFLFFLFSTLLYAQSFLLFFGGNKALGTRELYDALEIHKPRFYEFYADKPSIELKDIELIKQTLETYYKSRGFYHADILHINDKNSITIIIEENDPIIVKSVTKTASLDIGKKIPFKEGDIFDANKFTQSKKDIKLLYANHHFCDISLNAKAWVDIEQNSAYLTYDVLQNERCHFGKIDVKPTENIDADILKSILYIKEGELFTTDKITKSYESIYGYEGVSKAIIDTSTDKNGSVDVTLSVFENEKPIRTQAGAGISSDEGAMLLLGAKHRNFLGDLKTLGIETRLTQIKQTIKTNFDMPLLNKNFTGFEVRYENERFTTFKEDRISADLFLKQNFLPHTFKESLVFDKSRTYDSDDETLFPKGSLFLISPKLEWGYDTRDKILEATSGYFVNSQIMGSLKSTLSDASYYKFKVNGGYIFPIDDYIFGLKATFGSLGVSDGYIPSSYRFFAGGMYSNRAYGYRKLGPTNSQNDPIGSDSILEATAEMRFDIYGSLRGVIFSDNTYLGNGSVPSYDNGYYSAGFGLRYKTPIGPIAIDFGFDIADPTKQYAIHFHIGELF; encoded by the coding sequence TTGAAAAAGAAGCTATTTCTCTTTTTTTTGTTCTCTACACTTCTTTATGCGCAAAGTTTTTTGCTTTTTTTTGGCGGAAACAAAGCACTGGGAACAAGAGAACTTTATGATGCGCTAGAGATTCATAAGCCCCGTTTCTATGAGTTTTATGCCGATAAGCCCTCCATAGAATTAAAAGATATCGAATTAATTAAACAAACTCTCGAAACTTACTACAAATCCAGAGGCTTTTATCATGCAGATATACTTCATATCAACGATAAAAACTCTATTACAATCATCATTGAAGAAAACGACCCAATCATCGTAAAGAGCGTAACCAAAACGGCAAGCTTAGATATCGGTAAAAAAATTCCTTTTAAAGAGGGCGATATATTTGACGCAAATAAATTTACACAGAGTAAAAAGGATATAAAACTTCTATATGCAAATCACCATTTCTGCGATATCTCTCTAAATGCAAAAGCATGGGTTGACATAGAACAAAACAGTGCTTATTTGACATACGATGTATTGCAAAACGAGAGATGTCATTTTGGAAAAATAGATGTAAAACCGACTGAAAATATTGATGCGGATATATTAAAATCCATACTGTATATAAAAGAGGGTGAGTTATTTACAACAGATAAAATAACAAAAAGTTATGAAAGTATCTACGGATACGAAGGTGTCTCAAAAGCCATAATAGATACAAGTACCGATAAAAACGGAAGTGTCGATGTTACTCTAAGCGTATTTGAAAATGAAAAACCGATTCGCACCCAAGCAGGAGCAGGTATTAGCAGCGATGAAGGAGCCATGCTTTTACTCGGGGCTAAACACAGAAATTTTTTAGGCGATCTAAAAACACTTGGAATTGAAACAAGATTGACTCAAATAAAGCAGACAATCAAAACAAACTTTGATATGCCTCTTTTAAATAAAAATTTTACCGGCTTTGAAGTAAGGTACGAAAATGAGAGGTTTACGACTTTTAAAGAAGACAGGATTTCGGCAGATCTATTTTTAAAGCAAAATTTTTTACCTCATACATTTAAAGAGAGTCTTGTTTTTGATAAATCCAGAACATACGACAGCGACGATGAAACACTGTTTCCTAAGGGTTCTCTGTTTTTAATCTCTCCAAAACTTGAGTGGGGCTACGACACGAGAGATAAGATACTGGAAGCTACAAGCGGATATTTTGTAAATTCTCAGATTATGGGTTCGTTAAAAAGTACTCTCTCTGATGCATCTTACTACAAATTTAAAGTAAACGGCGGCTATATTTTCCCCATAGATGATTATATTTTTGGATTAAAGGCAACTTTTGGTTCACTCGGCGTAAGTGACGGTTATATTCCCTCATCTTATCGTTTTTTTGCCGGCGGGATGTACAGCAATCGCGCCTACGGTTATAGAAAACTCGGTCCGACGAATAGCCAAAACGATCCAATCGGTTCAGACTCTATTTTAGAAGCGACTGCCGAGATGAGATTTGATATCTACGGCAGTTTAAGAGGAGTTATTTTTAGCGATAACACATATTTGGGAAACGGCAGTGTACCTAGTTATGACAACGGATATTATAGTGCAGGTTTCGGACTTCGCTATAAAACTCCGATTGGACCGATTGCGATAGACTTTGGCTTTGATATAGCAGACCCGACAAAACAGTACGCTATTCATTTTCATATCGGAGAGCTGTTTTGA
- a CDS encoding translocation/assembly module TamB domain-containing protein has product MIKKIYLFFSNVLKSLIFLAAVSFFVLFQEDIAVYLAKQQLEEYAIEYKSIEGRLFDGVVVKELRYKDIVKIDELKINYNFLMLLNPTPRLKSLSAEEVYVDVDKVLKLSDAQTTPLIFALNISNIDLKNGKIRYKDEAYFFDLSGSDLSIRDKIDFENIVLDLNTSYGKAFMEGNIKANHLRGKSALLVDKKIEEKYLGFLTYTPKKLNVDLDVSTAKMTLKTSIEKITHKEIENLELNSADINLIYNFKDSFLTISANYKAFYEKLEAYIRQESLVGFDAKYESKLKVDLIKDGFNLPFKDFAMNIKTDKGGSKIDFAAKDISIKADTRDYRKFLFYADTKYANFDGNFEIDKNLSSLHSEVYPKKDMPYFKELKLEKIPKFGIFLSKNREGIKADLYTDLVSLTLQKGDTNDIKGIAKIGSSRFDIVGNLDEKLFYADSKIESLKRVLQELDLKLFDKNILFDAKVKANTVISYKNELEITAKVDLPWYTLKIDSQNSYKNKDAFFEFFYKNSEVTLQRYKVEILNYKIHSDKPSKVVIDENGDIALREFWIYDNLLLSGLVKLSDMSADINIKSDSFHYETKDVNVTFKMDLQAALDSKGREKIEGDITILDGAVMYPFLKEFAIGDEDIIIIQDIKKEDSKESKKENRELNIRINSSKPMSYKVKEADVTFTPDLTLYQEAGAQMKLLGMITIHKGKVILRDKIFEFDESEIYFYDEKYTNPYLNLNLHYHTLDYIDIGIFITNRVDSPVILFSSNPQMSQEDIMSYILFGGSASSVFDSKSKDSKSALGGALLGAGIKELFNKSTSLKIDTLNILTNESGTLGYEIGTRFNKRIRIVYKNNEISTLILQYGINKSVRIDVEVKETGQGVTVYYMKDFKSPNWDDLKK; this is encoded by the coding sequence TTGATAAAAAAAATCTATCTTTTTTTTTCAAATGTATTAAAATCTCTGATTTTTTTAGCAGCGGTGAGTTTTTTTGTTCTATTTCAAGAGGATATCGCTGTGTACTTGGCAAAACAACAGTTAGAAGAGTACGCTATCGAGTATAAATCTATTGAGGGCAGACTTTTTGACGGAGTTGTAGTAAAAGAGTTGAGATATAAAGATATCGTAAAAATAGACGAACTAAAAATCAATTATAATTTTCTTATGCTTCTAAATCCTACTCCAAGGCTAAAATCTCTCAGTGCGGAGGAGGTTTATGTAGATGTTGATAAAGTCTTAAAGTTATCAGACGCTCAGACTACACCGTTAATCTTTGCTCTAAACATCTCAAATATTGATTTAAAAAATGGGAAAATCCGATATAAAGATGAAGCGTACTTTTTTGATTTAAGCGGTTCCGATTTGAGTATCAGAGATAAAATAGATTTTGAAAATATTGTGCTGGATTTAAATACATCCTATGGTAAAGCATTTATGGAAGGCAATATTAAAGCAAATCATCTAAGAGGCAAATCTGCTCTTTTGGTAGATAAAAAGATAGAAGAGAAGTATCTTGGTTTTTTAACATACACGCCAAAAAAATTGAATGTTGATTTGGATGTTTCGACTGCAAAAATGACTCTAAAAACATCGATAGAAAAAATAACGCACAAAGAGATAGAAAATCTTGAGTTAAATAGTGCCGATATAAATCTGATTTACAATTTTAAAGATAGTTTTTTAACTATATCTGCAAATTACAAGGCTTTTTATGAAAAATTAGAAGCATATATAAGGCAAGAGAGTTTGGTTGGATTTGATGCAAAATATGAGTCAAAACTAAAAGTTGATTTGATAAAAGACGGTTTTAATCTGCCTTTTAAAGATTTTGCTATGAATATAAAAACAGATAAAGGCGGCAGTAAAATTGATTTTGCTGCAAAAGATATCAGTATAAAAGCAGATACGCGAGATTATAGAAAATTTTTATTTTACGCAGATACAAAGTATGCAAATTTTGACGGCAACTTTGAGATAGATAAAAATCTTTCAAGCTTGCATTCAGAGGTCTATCCAAAAAAAGATATGCCCTATTTTAAGGAGCTAAAACTTGAAAAAATCCCTAAATTCGGTATCTTTTTATCTAAAAATAGAGAAGGGATTAAAGCAGACTTATATACGGATTTGGTCTCTTTAACGCTCCAAAAAGGCGATACGAACGACATAAAAGGCATAGCAAAAATAGGCTCAAGCAGGTTTGACATCGTAGGGAATTTGGATGAGAAATTATTTTATGCAGATTCAAAGATAGAGTCGTTAAAGAGAGTGCTTCAAGAACTTGATTTAAAACTTTTTGATAAAAATATACTTTTTGATGCAAAAGTCAAAGCAAACACGGTCATCTCTTATAAAAATGAGCTTGAAATAACCGCAAAAGTAGATTTGCCTTGGTATACATTAAAAATTGATTCTCAAAATTCATATAAAAACAAGGACGCTTTTTTTGAATTTTTTTATAAAAACAGCGAGGTTACTCTTCAAAGATATAAAGTTGAGATACTAAATTATAAGATACATTCAGACAAGCCGTCAAAAGTAGTTATAGACGAAAACGGCGATATAGCACTTAGAGAATTTTGGATTTATGACAATCTGCTCTTAAGCGGATTGGTAAAACTCTCAGATATGAGCGCAGATATTAACATCAAAAGCGATAGTTTTCATTATGAGACAAAAGATGTAAATGTTACTTTTAAAATGGATTTGCAAGCCGCTTTAGACAGCAAGGGCAGAGAGAAAATCGAGGGCGATATAACTATCTTGGACGGAGCTGTAATGTATCCTTTTTTAAAAGAGTTTGCTATCGGGGATGAGGATATTATAATCATACAGGATATAAAAAAAGAGGATAGCAAAGAGAGCAAAAAAGAGAATAGAGAGCTAAATATTCGCATAAATTCATCAAAACCGATGAGTTATAAGGTAAAAGAGGCGGATGTTACTTTTACTCCTGATTTAACGCTCTATCAAGAAGCAGGCGCGCAGATGAAGCTGCTGGGAATGATAACCATTCATAAAGGAAAGGTAATCTTGCGCGATAAAATTTTTGAGTTTGATGAGAGCGAGATCTACTTTTACGATGAAAAATATACAAATCCATACTTAAATTTAAATCTGCACTACCATACACTTGACTATATAGATATAGGCATTTTTATAACAAACAGGGTTGATTCGCCGGTAATACTTTTCTCTTCAAACCCGCAAATGAGTCAAGAAGACATAATGTCGTATATCCTATTCGGCGGCAGCGCTTCATCCGTTTTTGACTCAAAAAGCAAGGATTCAAAGAGTGCGCTAGGCGGTGCGCTTCTTGGAGCAGGCATAAAAGAGCTGTTTAACAAATCCACAAGTTTAAAGATAGACACCCTAAATATCTTGACAAATGAGAGCGGCACGCTGGGGTACGAGATAGGAACCAGATTTAATAAAAGAATCCGTATAGTTTATAAAAATAATGAAATTTCAACGCTAATACTTCAATACGGCATAAACAAATCAGTACGAATAGATGTCGAAGTAAAAGAGACAGGGCAGGGAGTTACGGTGTACTATATGAAAGATTTCAAATCTCCCAATTGGGATGATTTGAAAAAATAA
- a CDS encoding pyridoxal phosphate-dependent aminotransferase, with protein MLTDRVNTLSESITIAISTLAGELKAQGKDILSFSAGEPDFDTPQVIKDAAIAAINEGFTKYTPVDGIPALKAAIANKLKRDNGLTYAPNQIITNNGAKHSLFNLFAATIQKGDEVIIPAPYWVTYPELVLYYGGTVIEIETNDESSFKITPEQLKNALTTKTKMIVLTSPSNPTGSVYSKAELTALGKVLEGTDVLVASDEMYEKLIYDGEFTSAAAVSEDMYKRTITINGLSKSVAMTGWRFGYMAAHNTEIIQATKKLQSQSTSNINSITQKAAIVGLNGDADADIEKMRVAFKERRDEAVKLINAIDGLSVYKPDGAFYLFINIKKVSNDSMEFCKELLEKKGVALVPGVGFGSEGYARFSFATDIESIRTGIKRIEEFVKEL; from the coding sequence ATGCTAACAGATCGCGTAAATACACTATCTGAATCAATTACAATTGCAATCTCAACACTCGCGGGTGAGCTAAAAGCTCAGGGCAAAGATATACTAAGCTTTTCTGCGGGTGAACCTGATTTTGACACCCCACAAGTTATCAAAGATGCTGCAATTGCGGCTATAAATGAAGGTTTTACAAAATACACACCCGTAGACGGTATTCCTGCGCTCAAAGCTGCCATAGCAAATAAACTTAAAAGAGATAACGGCTTAACTTACGCTCCAAATCAGATTATTACAAACAACGGTGCAAAGCACTCCTTGTTTAACCTTTTTGCGGCAACAATCCAAAAAGGCGACGAAGTAATCATACCTGCTCCTTATTGGGTTACCTACCCTGAACTAGTTCTATACTACGGCGGAACGGTTATAGAGATTGAAACAAATGACGAGAGTTCATTTAAAATCACGCCTGAGCAGTTAAAAAATGCTCTTACTACAAAAACAAAGATGATAGTTCTTACAAGCCCGTCAAATCCGACAGGCTCTGTTTACTCAAAAGCGGAACTAACCGCACTCGGTAAAGTTTTAGAGGGAACTGATGTTTTAGTTGCAAGTGATGAGATGTACGAAAAACTTATCTACGACGGCGAGTTTACATCTGCTGCGGCTGTTAGTGAAGATATGTATAAAAGAACCATCACTATCAACGGTCTTAGCAAATCTGTTGCTATGACGGGTTGGAGATTCGGTTATATGGCTGCTCACAATACGGAGATTATCCAAGCGACTAAAAAACTTCAAAGTCAAAGCACTTCAAATATCAACTCTATTACTCAAAAAGCTGCGATTGTCGGTTTAAACGGTGATGCAGATGCGGATATAGAGAAGATGAGAGTGGCATTTAAAGAGCGACGCGATGAAGCTGTAAAACTTATAAATGCTATAGACGGACTTAGCGTTTATAAACCCGACGGCGCTTTTTACCTTTTCATTAATATCAAAAAGGTATCTAACGACTCTATGGAGTTTTGTAAAGAACTTTTAGAGAAAAAAGGCGTAGCTTTAGTTCCCGGTGTAGGCTTTGGAAGCGAAGGCTATGCAAGATTCAGCTTTGCTACCGACATAGAGAGCATACGCACGGGTATCAAACGAATCGAAGAGTTTGTAAAAGAACTTTAA
- the cysE gene encoding serine O-acetyltransferase translates to MGLFAEIKEDFLNAYNNDPALNSKFDFLFNYPGVWAVAWYRVAHRLYMANFKSLARIIMGLNQIITNIDIHPGAVIGKRVFIDHGTGVVIGQTAIIEDDVLIYQGVTLGGVSLTQGKRHPTIKKGAVIGAGAKVLGNIVIGEYAKIGANSVVVKPVPNNATAIGIPAHVIEKGRCKEPLMHNLLPDINKEMFEYLLKRVAVLEHILVEDNKELLEQDLELENIYESFIRAMKN, encoded by the coding sequence TTGGGACTTTTTGCTGAAATCAAAGAAGATTTTTTAAATGCTTACAACAATGATCCGGCACTTAACTCTAAGTTTGATTTTTTATTTAATTACCCCGGCGTCTGGGCGGTTGCTTGGTACAGAGTGGCGCACAGACTCTATATGGCTAACTTTAAAAGTTTAGCTAGAATCATTATGGGACTAAACCAGATTATTACAAACATAGATATTCACCCAGGAGCCGTAATCGGCAAAAGAGTCTTTATAGACCACGGGACGGGTGTCGTAATCGGACAAACGGCTATTATAGAAGATGATGTTTTAATATACCAAGGCGTTACGCTCGGCGGTGTTTCTCTCACACAGGGAAAACGACATCCGACTATAAAAAAAGGTGCCGTTATCGGTGCAGGAGCAAAGGTTTTAGGAAATATAGTCATAGGCGAATATGCAAAAATCGGTGCAAATTCAGTTGTAGTAAAACCTGTTCCAAACAATGCTACGGCGATCGGTATCCCTGCTCATGTGATAGAAAAAGGGAGATGCAAAGAGCCGCTAATGCACAATCTTCTTCCCGACATCAACAAAGAGATGTTTGAATATCTGCTAAAACGCGTTGCAGTTTTAGAGCATATTTTAGTCGAAGATAACAAAGAGCTTCTTGAACAAGATTTGGAACTTGAAAATATTTACGAATCATTCATCAGAGCAATGAAAAATTAA